A genomic window from Streptomyces sp. MST-110588 includes:
- the nadC gene encoding carboxylating nicotinate-nucleotide diphosphorylase, producing the protein MNTPGTPETPGTPDDLPLLQIGGLSTGGTGGTGGGCGDACGCGGPDGADGEAYELDPLACGLDPDLAALLVAAGLDPVQVEDIAHMAVEEDLDQGVDVTTVATVPEDAVATGDFTAREAGTVAGLRVAEAVLSIVCTDEFEVERHVEDGDRVEPGQKLLSVTTRTRDLLTGERSALNILCRLSGIATATRAWADELEGTKAKVRDTRKTTPGLRALEKFAVRCGGGVNHRMSLSDAALIKDNHVVAAGGIAEAFRAVREEFPGVPIEVEVDRLDQIPPILDEGADLILLDNFTPEETKEAVELVAGRAILESSGRLTLRTARTYAETGVDFLAVGALTHSSPILDIGLDLREEDA; encoded by the coding sequence GTGAACACCCCCGGCACGCCCGAAACCCCCGGCACCCCCGATGACCTGCCCCTCCTCCAGATCGGCGGCCTCTCCACCGGTGGCACCGGCGGCACCGGCGGCGGCTGTGGCGACGCCTGCGGCTGCGGCGGACCGGACGGCGCCGACGGCGAGGCGTACGAACTCGACCCGCTGGCCTGCGGACTGGACCCCGACCTCGCAGCCCTCCTGGTCGCCGCCGGCCTGGACCCCGTACAGGTCGAGGACATCGCCCACATGGCGGTCGAGGAGGACCTCGACCAGGGCGTGGACGTCACCACCGTCGCCACCGTGCCCGAAGACGCCGTGGCCACCGGTGACTTCACCGCGCGCGAGGCGGGCACCGTGGCGGGCCTGCGGGTCGCCGAGGCGGTGCTGTCCATCGTGTGCACCGACGAGTTCGAGGTCGAGCGGCACGTCGAGGACGGCGACCGGGTCGAGCCGGGCCAGAAGCTGCTCAGCGTCACCACCCGCACCCGCGACCTGCTCACCGGCGAGCGCAGCGCCCTGAACATCCTGTGCCGCCTCTCCGGCATCGCGACCGCCACCCGGGCCTGGGCGGACGAGCTGGAAGGCACCAAGGCCAAGGTCCGCGACACCCGTAAGACGACGCCCGGCCTGCGCGCGCTGGAGAAGTTCGCGGTGCGCTGCGGCGGCGGCGTCAACCACCGGATGTCCCTGTCGGACGCCGCGCTCATCAAGGACAACCACGTCGTGGCGGCGGGTGGCATCGCCGAGGCGTTCCGGGCCGTACGGGAGGAGTTCCCGGGCGTGCCGATCGAGGTGGAGGTCGACCGCCTGGACCAGATCCCCCCGATCCTCGACGAGGGCGCCGATCTGATCCTGCTGGACAACTTCACTCCCGAGGAGACGAAGGAAGCCGTCGAACTGGTCGCGGGGCGTGCCATTCTGGAGTCCTCCGGGCGGCTCACCCTGCGGACGGCCCGTACGTACGCCGAGACCGGCGTCGACTTCCTGGCCGTGGGCGCGCTGACCCACTCCTCCCCGATCCTCGACATCGGCCTGGACCTCCGTGAGGAGGACGCCTGA
- a CDS encoding L-aspartate oxidase: MTGTTSTTSTTGTTSTTGTTPTTGIRLQAPAPGWAIEADVVVVGSGVAGLTAALRCAAAGRRTVVVTKARLDDGSTRWAQGGIAAALGEGDTPEQHLADTLVAGAGLCDENAVRTLVTEGPDAVRRLIETGARFDTSPGTGEIALTREGGHHRRRIAHAGGDATGAEISRALVAAVRSQGLRTIENALVLDLLMDAEGRTAGVTLHVMGEGQHDGVGAVHVPAVVLATGGMGQVFSATTNPPVSTGDGVALALRAGAEVSDLEFVQFHPTVLYLGPDAEGQQPLISEAVRGEGAHLVDASGTRFMVGQHELAELAPRDIVAKAILRRASELGVEHMYLDGRHFGAEMWSSRFPTILAACRAHGIDPVTEPIPVAPAAHYASGGVRTDLRGRTTVPGLYACGEVACTGVHGANRLASNSLLEGLVFAERIAADIVAETAGIVAETGSGTRMEAGAGGDGRHGDARPTAESAPALPLLAPETRLTIQRIMTAGAGVLRSADSLARAAAELDRLRDQAADALTGEHGKQPEPGVEAWEATNLLCVARVLVAAALRREETRGCHWREDRPERDDTNWRRHFRITMDAPGSDGPSAVPASPSTDTDTDYSPTRPTSPARTSITPTTLTVRTTATATFPETEPNP; encoded by the coding sequence ATGACCGGAACCACCTCCACCACCTCCACCACCGGAACCACCTCCACCACCGGGACCACCCCCACCACCGGCATACGCCTCCAGGCCCCCGCCCCCGGATGGGCCATCGAAGCCGATGTCGTCGTCGTGGGCTCCGGAGTGGCCGGCCTGACCGCCGCCCTGCGCTGCGCCGCGGCCGGCCGCCGGACCGTCGTGGTCACCAAGGCCCGGCTGGACGACGGCTCCACGCGCTGGGCGCAGGGCGGCATCGCGGCTGCCCTGGGAGAGGGCGACACCCCCGAACAGCACCTGGCCGACACTCTGGTCGCCGGAGCCGGCCTGTGCGACGAGAACGCCGTACGGACCCTGGTCACCGAAGGACCCGACGCCGTACGCCGCCTCATCGAGACCGGCGCGCGGTTCGACACCTCACCCGGGACCGGCGAGATCGCCCTCACCCGTGAGGGCGGCCACCACCGCCGCCGCATAGCGCACGCGGGCGGTGACGCGACCGGCGCGGAGATCTCCCGTGCGCTCGTGGCCGCGGTCCGCTCCCAAGGGCTGCGGACGATCGAGAACGCCCTGGTCCTGGACCTGCTCATGGACGCCGAGGGCCGTACGGCGGGGGTGACCCTGCACGTCATGGGGGAGGGGCAGCACGACGGTGTCGGCGCCGTACACGTCCCCGCCGTCGTTCTGGCCACCGGCGGCATGGGACAGGTCTTCTCCGCGACCACCAACCCCCCCGTCTCCACCGGGGACGGGGTGGCTCTGGCGCTGCGGGCCGGAGCCGAGGTCTCCGACCTGGAGTTCGTCCAGTTCCACCCGACGGTCCTGTACCTGGGGCCGGACGCCGAAGGACAGCAGCCGCTGATCTCGGAGGCGGTACGCGGCGAGGGCGCCCATCTGGTCGACGCCTCCGGGACCCGCTTCATGGTGGGGCAGCACGAACTCGCCGAGCTGGCCCCGCGGGACATCGTCGCCAAGGCGATCTTGCGACGCGCCTCCGAGCTGGGCGTCGAGCACATGTACCTGGACGGCCGGCACTTCGGCGCGGAGATGTGGAGCAGCCGCTTCCCCACGATCCTGGCCGCCTGCCGCGCGCACGGCATCGACCCGGTCACCGAGCCGATCCCGGTCGCCCCGGCCGCCCACTACGCCTCCGGCGGCGTACGGACGGACCTGCGCGGGCGGACGACCGTACCCGGTCTGTACGCCTGCGGCGAGGTCGCCTGCACCGGCGTGCACGGGGCCAACAGGCTCGCCTCCAACTCCCTCCTGGAGGGCCTGGTGTTCGCCGAGCGCATCGCGGCGGACATCGTGGCGGAAACGGCGGGCATCGTGGCGGAAACGGGGAGCGGCACCCGTATGGAAGCCGGGGCGGGCGGCGACGGGCGGCACGGTGACGCGCGGCCCACCGCCGAGTCCGCCCCCGCCCTCCCGCTGCTCGCCCCCGAGACGCGGCTCACGATCCAGCGCATCATGACTGCCGGCGCCGGCGTGCTGCGCAGCGCGGACAGCCTGGCCCGGGCCGCCGCCGAACTCGACCGGCTCCGCGACCAGGCGGCCGACGCCCTCACGGGCGAACACGGCAAGCAGCCCGAACCCGGCGTCGAGGCGTGGGAGGCCACCAACCTCCTGTGTGTGGCCCGGGTGCTGGTCGCCGCCGCCCTCCGCCGTGAGGAGACCCGTGGCTGCCACTGGCGCGAGGACCGCCCGGAGCGTGACGACACCAACTGGCGCCGCCACTTCCGTATCACCATGGACGCGCCGGGCTCCGACGGGCCGTCGGCCGTACCCGCTTCCCCGAGCACCGACACGGACACCGACTACAGCCCCACCCGCCCCACCAGTCCCGCCCGCACCTCGATCACCCCGACCACCCTGACCGTCCGTACGACGGCCACCGCCACCTTCCCCGAGACGGAGCCGAACCCGTGA
- the panC gene encoding pantoate--beta-alanine ligase: protein MRTHLVHTAAELRALPRRTGPRAVVMTMGALHEGHATLVRAARERVGAEGQVVVTVFVNPLQFGAGEDLDRYPRTLAADVGLAEKAGADAVFAPSVEEVYPGGQPQVRITAGPMGDLLEGASRPGHFDGVLTVVGKLLHLSRPDVAFFGQKDAQQLAVITRMVADLNFDVEIVGVPTVREDDGLALSSRNRYLSAAERRTALALSRALFAARDRLAAEEALRERAASTALPAQDRSSALAALGEERAAADAHAVAHAAVSPPHGPSVARVAARTVLEDAARLTPPLELDYLALVDPTDFREIPDSYEGEAVLAVAAKVGGTRLIDNVRLTFGTFGASR from the coding sequence CTGCGCACACACCTGGTGCACACGGCCGCCGAACTGCGCGCCCTTCCCCGCCGTACGGGCCCGCGCGCCGTCGTGATGACCATGGGCGCGCTGCACGAAGGCCACGCCACGCTGGTGCGGGCCGCCCGCGAGCGGGTCGGCGCCGAAGGACAGGTCGTCGTGACGGTCTTCGTCAACCCCCTGCAGTTCGGGGCCGGCGAGGACCTCGACCGCTACCCCCGTACCTTGGCTGCCGATGTTGGGCTGGCCGAGAAGGCGGGCGCGGACGCCGTCTTCGCCCCCTCGGTGGAGGAGGTCTACCCGGGCGGTCAGCCGCAGGTCCGTATCACCGCGGGGCCTATGGGGGACCTGCTGGAAGGCGCCAGCCGGCCCGGTCACTTCGACGGTGTGCTGACGGTCGTCGGCAAGCTCCTGCACCTCTCGCGGCCCGATGTCGCCTTCTTCGGGCAGAAGGACGCACAGCAGCTCGCCGTCATCACGCGCATGGTGGCCGACCTCAATTTCGACGTGGAGATCGTCGGGGTGCCCACCGTCCGTGAGGACGACGGGCTGGCGCTCTCCAGCCGTAACCGCTACCTGTCCGCAGCGGAGCGCCGTACCGCCCTGGCGCTGTCCCGGGCGCTGTTCGCGGCGCGTGACCGGCTCGCGGCCGAGGAGGCGCTGCGCGAGCGCGCCGCCTCCACCGCCCTGCCGGCGCAGGACCGTTCATCCGCGCTCGCGGCGCTGGGAGAGGAGCGGGCGGCGGCCGACGCGCACGCCGTGGCGCACGCCGCCGTCAGCCCGCCGCACGGGCCCAGTGTGGCGCGCGTCGCCGCCCGTACGGTCCTGGAGGACGCCGCCCGTCTGACGCCGCCGCTGGAACTGGACTACCTCGCGCTGGTCGACCCGACGGACTTCAGGGAAATACCGGACTCCTACGAGGGTGAGGCCGTCCTCGCCGTCGCCGCCAAGGTCGGCGGTACCCGTCTGATCGACAACGTCCGCCTCACCTTCGGAACCTTCGGAGCGTCCCGATGA
- a CDS encoding beta-eliminating lyase-related protein, which yields MGASERGERNGPGAGSSPGTANDPGAANDPGAGSGPHEQNGPSDEGTGSGDEGAERTDERARLLAAWRGAGRTLSVPLGGYTLRDRLNALAAGAPDVYDLDDWADIYGNEQSVVGALERRTAELLGTEAAAFFPTGTMAQQVALRCWAGRTGDATVAGHPLSHLEVHEGDAYAVLSGLRMVHPTSEPRMPTAEEIHDLPEPFGTLTLELPLRDAGFVLPRWEELTATVTAARERDAVVHFDGARLWESVTHFGRTLEETAALADSVYVSYYKALGAVSGAALAGSEDFVAETRAWRHRYGGQLFQQWPTALSALIGLDQVLPRLPEYVAHAAVVAGALREALAEAGTPWFQVHPEVPHTHQFQVWLPYPAEVLDEAGVRQAEKTRTALFRRWTEPGPPGLAMTEVTVTEPALDWTPADVRSALSDFLGEVKPLTR from the coding sequence ATGGGCGCGAGCGAACGCGGTGAGCGGAACGGCCCGGGCGCGGGAAGCAGCCCGGGCACGGCAAATGATCCGGGCGCGGCAAATGACCCGGGCGCGGGAAGCGGTCCGCACGAGCAGAACGGCCCGAGTGACGAAGGGACCGGATCGGGCGACGAGGGAGCCGAGCGGACCGATGAGCGGGCGCGGCTGCTCGCGGCCTGGCGGGGCGCCGGCCGGACCCTCTCGGTGCCCCTGGGCGGCTACACCCTCCGCGACCGGCTGAACGCCCTGGCGGCCGGCGCTCCCGATGTGTACGACCTCGACGACTGGGCCGACATCTACGGCAATGAGCAGAGCGTCGTCGGCGCGCTGGAGCGGCGCACCGCCGAGCTGCTCGGCACGGAAGCCGCCGCATTCTTCCCCACCGGGACGATGGCGCAGCAGGTCGCCCTGCGCTGCTGGGCCGGCCGTACGGGTGACGCGACGGTCGCCGGTCACCCGCTCTCGCACTTGGAAGTGCACGAGGGCGACGCGTACGCCGTGCTCAGCGGACTGCGCATGGTGCATCCGACGAGCGAACCGCGGATGCCGACGGCCGAGGAGATACACGACCTGCCGGAGCCCTTCGGCACGCTGACGCTGGAACTGCCGCTGCGGGACGCCGGATTCGTACTCCCGCGCTGGGAGGAGCTGACGGCCACCGTCACAGCGGCCCGGGAGCGCGACGCGGTGGTCCACTTCGACGGCGCGCGCCTGTGGGAGTCGGTCACGCACTTCGGCCGCACGCTCGAAGAGACCGCCGCGCTCGCGGACAGCGTGTACGTCTCCTACTACAAGGCCCTGGGCGCCGTATCCGGAGCCGCGCTGGCGGGGTCGGAGGACTTCGTGGCCGAGACGCGGGCCTGGCGGCACCGTTACGGCGGGCAGCTCTTCCAGCAGTGGCCGACGGCACTGTCGGCGCTCATAGGGCTTGACCAGGTGCTGCCGCGGCTGCCGGAGTACGTCGCGCACGCCGCGGTCGTGGCGGGGGCGCTGCGGGAGGCACTGGCCGAGGCCGGCACTCCCTGGTTCCAGGTGCATCCGGAGGTGCCGCACACCCATCAGTTCCAGGTATGGCTGCCGTATCCGGCCGAGGTGCTGGACGAGGCGGGGGTCCGTCAGGCCGAGAAGACCCGGACGGCCCTCTTCCGCAGATGGACGGAGCCGGGTCCGCCGGGCCTGGCGATGACGGAGGTCACGGTCACCGAACCGGCGCTCGACTGGACGCCCGCCGACGTCCGTTCGGCGCTCTCGGACTTCCTGGGCGAGGTGAAGCCGCTGACGCGCTGA